The Gemmatimonas sp. sequence ACGGCGCTCGATATGCCGCTTGGCCGGTGCGCCGAACGGTTTGGCACGGTAACGGTCAGGCCCAGCGAGAACGGCTGGCGCTATCACCCCGCCTTAGGCTTTTCACGACAGCGCTAGCGCCAGGTATGCTGGCGCAAAGCTGCTGCCTATTCGGCAGTTGTGGGGTTTTGGCACAGCATCGCCACAGTTTTCTGAGCTGCTTCTCAGCAGTTCGTAAGAATAGCATGACTTTCAAACGATTTCGCTTTTTCACAGCATCACTACAGTGGCTTACGTTAATCATCATGACGTAGTAGCCTTTTCCTGCGGTTCTGTGCTCGGGAAAGTTCGGCCGCTGCGCTCAGTGCGGCGATCGCGACGAAGGCAATCGATCGCGGGAGACATTGCCAATGGTATGACGACGTGCGCTTCGAGAAGGCTGCGTATCACACATCCCACCACGTTCAGGGGAGTCGAATGGCTTCGCAATCTTTGGATCGGCAAGCAAAGCTTCGTGCAATTGTTGCGGCGTTTTTGAGCGATCGGTTGAACGCCAAACTAGAAAAGCTTGCCGATGACGAGCCGACGCGCGACGAGCTTCGTGCACAGTTCGTTCCGGCAGTGTGGCTCGATGATTCGGCGCGCCGTGCACGGCAGTTACAGGCGGTTACACATTGCTATAGCTATGCGATGAAGGTCGATGACCGGGCAAAGAAGGCGACGAGCCTGTTTCGCCCGCCTCATACCCTGGCTGCGATGAGTGAGGTTGGCACTCACGCGCTTGGCGCCGATTTGGAGACCGACGTAACGGGAAACGCTGCCGCCCTCGATGTGTTTGCGCTCTTGAAGCAACGCTTCGAAGGCAACAGCTTGCTCGGTCTAGCGATGGCCTCCGACGTAGACCTCGGCGCAGCGCTGAGCGATGACGTGGTGATTGCCAGTCGCTGGATGGAAGCATTCGCTGGGCTGGCAACCGCGCGTGGCGAGTTGCGCTCTCACACTCTCGCCAAACAGCTCTACTGGCCTGTTGGCGCTGACCCGCATGCCGACGACGGCTTTCACCTGTTGGCGCCGCTCTATCCAACGTCGTTGGTACATCGGCTCTACCTGCGCCTACAGGAGCATCGCTTCGGCGATGCAGCCAAGGCTGCTCGCGAAGCTCGTAAGGCAGGCGAATGGAGTGACGTGCGAGTTCATGAGTACCCGAACCTAGCCATTCAAAAGTTGGGGGGCACGAAGCCGCAGAACATCAGTCAGTTGAACAGTGAGCGCCGTGGCAACAATTACCTTCTGGCGTCTTTTCCACCGCTCTGGCGCGTGCTCCCTTCCAAGCCGTTGCTGGGCTTCGAATCGCTCTTCCGCGTCTTCCAAGGTCGCGTCGAAGTGCGAACACTCGTTCGGGACCTTCGACGTTTTCTCGAGAGCGATCCATCTCCTACGGCGGCGACCCGCACGCAGCGCGATGCGCTCGTCGAGGCGCTACTCGACGAGCTGATTCAGTTCACCGCACAAGTGCGAGAGCTCGAACCCGGGTGGTCAGGTGACCCGTTGTGCGAGCTATCGGCGGCACAAAAGGCGTGGCTGGATCCGTACGGCGTCGAGCCCCACGTTCAGGACGTAGTCCACATCATCGCACATGATTTCGCGAATTGGCTGAACGCTCAACTTCGGGCTCGCCTACCGGTCGGTGATGCCGAGTATCTGCATTGGCGAAAGCTGTCGGTTGAGATCCTTGAATTCATTTCGTTGGAGGATGCCGATGAACACATTTGATAGCACGAGC is a genomic window containing:
- the csy1 gene encoding type I-F CRISPR-associated protein Csy1: MASQSLDRQAKLRAIVAAFLSDRLNAKLEKLADDEPTRDELRAQFVPAVWLDDSARRARQLQAVTHCYSYAMKVDDRAKKATSLFRPPHTLAAMSEVGTHALGADLETDVTGNAAALDVFALLKQRFEGNSLLGLAMASDVDLGAALSDDVVIASRWMEAFAGLATARGELRSHTLAKQLYWPVGADPHADDGFHLLAPLYPTSLVHRLYLRLQEHRFGDAAKAAREARKAGEWSDVRVHEYPNLAIQKLGGTKPQNISQLNSERRGNNYLLASFPPLWRVLPSKPLLGFESLFRVFQGRVEVRTLVRDLRRFLESDPSPTAATRTQRDALVEALLDELIQFTAQVRELEPGWSGDPLCELSAAQKAWLDPYGVEPHVQDVVHIIAHDFANWLNAQLRARLPVGDAEYLHWRKLSVEILEFISLEDADEHI